Part of the Desulfosalsimonas propionicica genome is shown below.
CCATTCTCGGGCCGCCGCCGGTCCGACCGATGTGCTTGAGTCTTCGATCAACTATCTGGGAATTTCAGTCTATCCCGGCATCTACCGGATGACCCAAAAAAATTATATATATTTTTATTTTTCAAGGATGGATTGATTTGGATGACGCCGGAAAAGGATTCTTCGGCGAACCTGTCGCGCCAGCCGACTTCGTAAACCCGGCAGCTGAACTTTTTGTTGGCCCATAAAGGAAAGCAAGAAAATGATCGCCCGGATTTCGACACATTTTATTTGTACGGAGAAAGATCTTTGGCAGAAAATCATTGAGCCGAAAGCCCTTCAGTTTGTGGCCTGGCCAATTCTCAGTTTTATCCCCGATGAAGCGGGCGCGCTGGATGGAGAGTGGATCGTTGGGAAAAAGTATAATCTGAGGCTTTTCTTTTTAAAGTGCATTCCTCTCGGTCGCCATATCATTCAATTGGTGAAAATTGATAAAACCGCAAATACCATTTCCAGTCAGGAAAAAGGAAAGCTTACACGGGTATGGAACCACGACATCACTTTCCATGAAGTATATCCCGGGAAGGTGCATTACATTGATAAGATCGAAATCAGCGCTGGCTTACGCTCACCGGTGATTTGGCTTTTTGCGCATATTTTTTACCGGCATCGTCAGCGACGCTGGAAATTATTGCTTGAAAGGCAAAGGGGCTTAGGGAAAGAATCGTCCGGAGATAAGGGTTAAAACAAGGCGTCTGACTCCATGGTCATTGAAAACAACATAAAGCGGCCCGCGGTTTTTCTGGACCGGGACGGTACCATTATCGAGGACCGGGGCCACCTCTCCCGCCCCTCGCAGGTGATATTTTTTACAGAAACCGTTTCTGCCCTGCGCCGATTAAACGAACTCTTTGATCTGTTTATCGTTACCAATCAGTCCGGCGTTGCCAAGGGATTGCTGACGATGGACGATGTCGGGTGCGTCAACGGACATGTGGTGTCTTACCTGGCCGAATGCGGAATCCGGATCACCGACATCTACGTCTGCCCCCATGATTCTTCGGACAACTGCGAATGCATCAAACCCAAACCGTATTTTCTCAAAAAGGCGGAAAAGGAGCACGGAATCGATCTTTCCCGGTCATTTGCGATAGGGGATCATCCCCATGATGTGGCGTTTGCGGAAAACGCCGGTGCACACGGTATTTACGTTTTGACCGGCCACGGAATGAAGCACCGGCATGAACTTTCGAAAGAGGCCCTGATCGCGGCCGGGATAGAGGCAGCCGCCGATATCATTTGCAGAAGTGCAGCAGCCGGCCGATAAGCGAAACCTTCGACTCCGCATAACAATCAACAGGGACTTTACCTCAATATGAATTTATATTTCATCAAAAAGGAATTGCTGCCCTGGGTCGGAAGAAGTCAAAGCGGCTATTAACCCATAGAGGTATAACTCAAATGGCGTCATCTCAAAAAGGATTGTTCCGGCGGGCGGACCAAATACCAGCGGCATCATGGATCGATCTGTGCAATCGTTCATCTCAACAGGCAGCGGAGGCTGTGGGTGCGGTATGGGATGGCCAATTCTTCAAAGTGCCGCTGTTGGGTGTCCAATATATCATTGATCCCGCTAATCAGCGAATCAATGTGGAAGGCAATGCCGATTATCCGGTCAGTTATCAAGCCGGCATTGTACTGCTAACCACCTTATCTATTTCCAAGGGAGTGCCGCCCAGTGGACGGATGACTGTGCCACAAGAACTTCCCGGTGGACGAATGTTTTTTACCGGAGCGCATGCTCTTGCATCCGGACCATTGGCTCAACAATTCGAAAAGGCTTCGGATCATTTGCTCCATCGTGCCCTTGAAATCGGCGGTGAATTGCTTGAGGGAGCCGACATTGCGATTCGATTGCCCGGGTTGCCATACGTACCCCTATACATTTTATATTGGCGAGGAGATCAGGAGATTGCTGCCAGAGCAATGATCGGAATAGATGACAGAGCCTATTTTCATCTTGACTTAGCTGGTGTCTTTGCTTTGACCAACATACTTGTATTCAACTTTTGCCGAGTTGACTGAAATGGAAGAAATGGAAACATAATGAACCTGTTAAACTTTTTTCTCATCTGAGACATCTGTTCATTTTACCGGTCAACCCTACCCTCCCAAAACGTACTTCAATTTTCAGATAGTTATTCATTTTCTCCAATTCAGCAAAGCCGCTTCCTGCAAAGACGGAAAAATGCCGGCTCAAGCCGCCCATAAATGGATTTTGCTTGCATAAGCAAATTCATTTCTTTTATAAGCGGTTTCTTTTGAGTCGTAACATGTTGTTCCCGGTATTTGACTGAAACTGTTTGAGGGTATTATAAAGCAAAGGAAAGACAAAATGAGTGAAAAGGACGCGTATCAGAGAAAACGGGTTTCTGCCGATGCGGCCGTGGGCTGTGTTGAATCCGGTGACGTGGTTGATTACGGTTTTTTTAACGGAAAGCCCGTGGCCTGCGATCAGGCGCTGGCCAGAAGAGCCGAAGAACTCCGGGATGTATGCATTTATTCAGCTGTCAACCTGCCGCCCGTGCCCGCGGTGACAAATTTTCCGGAAAGCTTCATTTATATTGACTGGCACTGGAGCAAGCTGACCCGGATCCTGCACCAGGAGGTCAATCCCATCTACTATTGCCCCATTCAGTATCACCGGGGGCCTTTCTACTACCGGCACCTGACCGACAGCCGCAAATACCGGACCGTGGATCACAACCGGGAGACAGACAGGCAGCACAAATGGATTTCCATCTGTCAGGCCACTCCCATGGATGAGCACGGGTTTTTCAATCTTGGACCGCAAAACTCCAGCGCCTCGGCCTGCATCGAGGCCGCAGACGTCGTTATCATCGAAGTCAACCGGAAACAGCCCGTGGCCCTGGGCGGCAGCGAGGAGTCGGTCCATATCTCCCGGGTGGACTACATCGTGGAGCAGGCTCCCGAGGATCAGGACCTCTATGATGCACCGCTGGCTGAACCGTCCGAGACCGACAGGCAAATTGCGGCCAACCTCATGCCGTTTATCCATGACGGCGCCTGCATCCAATTGGGCATCGGCGCCATGCCCAATGCCGTGGGCCGGATGATTGCGGATTCGGATCTCAAAAACCTGGGCGGTCACACGGAAATGCTGGTGGATGCTTACGTGGACATGATCGAGTCGGGCCGGATGACCGGCGCCTGTAAAAACATCGACCGCTACCGCTGCGTCTATACCTTTGCCATCGGTACAAAGCGCCTCTACGACTTTATTGACAACAATCCGGCCCTTGCCTCCTGTAACGTGGATTATACCAACGATCCGCGGGTGATCTCGCAAAACGATAACATGGTCAGCATCAACAATGCCGTTCAGGTGGATCTGTTCTCCCAGGTCAATGCGGAGAGCTCGGGCGGCAAACAAATTTCCGGAAACGGCGGCATGTGGGACTTTGTCCTGGGCGCATCCTGGTCCAAAAACGGCCGGAGCTTCATTTGCCTGGCTTCGACCTATACGGACGCCGGCGGCAATCTCCAGTCCCGCATCATCCCGGCGCTTGCCCAGGGCAGCATTACCACGATCCCCAGGCAGATGGTGGATACCATTGTTACCGAATACGGCAGTGCCCGGATGACGGCCTGCCCGACCTGGATGCGCGCGGAAAAGCTCATCAGCATCGCCCACCCCGACTTCCGCGAAGAGTTGATCCAGGAGGCTGAAAAATGGGGAATCTGGCGTCAGTCCAACAAAAAATAAGGGATTTGGGAATCAAAGAAAACAAGGCAATATTTGTTTGAAAAATTCGGCGTTTCGGTTAAACTCTTCAGTGAGCGGGTCCTATTGGGGCAACCTGTTGGCGTCAGGTCGGGCTGGTGAAGATACACAGGCGATCAATCCATCAAAAATTGAAAGGAAGGGAAATGGATTCAAAGATAAAGATTGGCATCATTATCTGTGATCGTTACCGCCGCTGTGCGGGTGGAAAGTGTTTCCGGGCCATGAGAAACAAGGAGGGGGCTTTTGATATATACCAGGACAGAGAAGTTGAGCTGGTGGGTTTTACAACCTGTGATGGCTGTCCCGGGGGCAATATCGAGTATGCGGGCGAAGAGATGGTGAAAAATGGCGCAGAAGTCATTCACCTGGCCACAGGCCTGGTGGTTGGCTATCCTCCCTGTCCCTACATTGAAACATTTAAGGCTTTTCTTGAAAAACGCTATGCGGTCAAAGTCGTTGTCGGCACTCACCCGATCCCGAAAAAGTATC
Proteins encoded:
- a CDS encoding CGGC domain-containing protein translates to MDSKIKIGIIICDRYRRCAGGKCFRAMRNKEGAFDIYQDREVELVGFTTCDGCPGGNIEYAGEEMVKNGAEVIHLATGLVVGYPPCPYIETFKAFLEKRYAVKVVVGTHPIPKKYLEMHIHLKTWDDPAWKPLIDPTMGDETIRESYN
- a CDS encoding D-glycero-alpha-D-manno-heptose-1,7-bisphosphate 7-phosphatase → MVIENNIKRPAVFLDRDGTIIEDRGHLSRPSQVIFFTETVSALRRLNELFDLFIVTNQSGVAKGLLTMDDVGCVNGHVVSYLAECGIRITDIYVCPHDSSDNCECIKPKPYFLKKAEKEHGIDLSRSFAIGDHPHDVAFAENAGAHGIYVLTGHGMKHRHELSKEALIAAGIEAAADIICRSAAAGR
- a CDS encoding acetyl-CoA hydrolase/transferase family protein produces the protein MSEKDAYQRKRVSADAAVGCVESGDVVDYGFFNGKPVACDQALARRAEELRDVCIYSAVNLPPVPAVTNFPESFIYIDWHWSKLTRILHQEVNPIYYCPIQYHRGPFYYRHLTDSRKYRTVDHNRETDRQHKWISICQATPMDEHGFFNLGPQNSSASACIEAADVVIIEVNRKQPVALGGSEESVHISRVDYIVEQAPEDQDLYDAPLAEPSETDRQIAANLMPFIHDGACIQLGIGAMPNAVGRMIADSDLKNLGGHTEMLVDAYVDMIESGRMTGACKNIDRYRCVYTFAIGTKRLYDFIDNNPALASCNVDYTNDPRVISQNDNMVSINNAVQVDLFSQVNAESSGGKQISGNGGMWDFVLGASWSKNGRSFICLASTYTDAGGNLQSRIIPALAQGSITTIPRQMVDTIVTEYGSARMTACPTWMRAEKLISIAHPDFREELIQEAEKWGIWRQSNKK
- a CDS encoding DUF3786 domain-containing protein, with protein sequence MASSQKGLFRRADQIPAASWIDLCNRSSQQAAEAVGAVWDGQFFKVPLLGVQYIIDPANQRINVEGNADYPVSYQAGIVLLTTLSISKGVPPSGRMTVPQELPGGRMFFTGAHALASGPLAQQFEKASDHLLHRALEIGGELLEGADIAIRLPGLPYVPLYILYWRGDQEIAARAMIGIDDRAYFHLDLAGVFALTNILVFNFCRVD